In Aerococcus loyolae, a genomic segment contains:
- a CDS encoding IS1182 family transposase, with protein MYIQYNMNQTTLPLELSACIDPDHIVFSIYNFIESLDEKYFESFSTQDGRPAYHPKPLIMALLYAYSKGVFSGRKIEELMVENLPMQWLVAQQVISYRTINRFRSSENCRSLLENLFVEFTTQLKLEKLIHLENCFIDGTKIEANANKYSFVWKKATEKYAERLKVTSREYYFNEIQPMVDAGIQYDENLDLEETMLQEISKVLKEEIDKLTEDIEETPVKGPDQRKQERRRLKKHYRKVSQDFLPRKQKYAKQFETFNGRNSYSKTDPDATFMRMKDDHMMNGQLKAGYNIQVATENQFVLHYDIFHNPTDTRTLQPFVESFPNSPKCIVADAGYGSEENLTYLDNHKINHLIKYNRFDKEQKKKHKKSAKNMDNWSYDKQSNTFTHPDGTVYFFSHLQKRKNKMSGYISEIQVYKPLDPENAPQKALYYNKNYQELKNIETQKLLSEEGSRLFSKRKIDVEPVFGQIKAILGFTRFNLRGKTKVKTDVGLAFMANNLKKYSKIKARK; from the coding sequence ATGTACATACAATATAACATGAATCAAACAACACTTCCACTAGAATTATCTGCATGTATCGATCCAGATCATATTGTATTTTCAATCTATAATTTTATTGAGTCTCTGGATGAAAAATACTTTGAAAGCTTCAGTACGCAGGACGGCCGCCCTGCCTATCATCCAAAGCCTTTAATCATGGCACTTCTATATGCTTATAGTAAAGGCGTATTTAGCGGAAGAAAAATAGAGGAACTGATGGTTGAAAATTTACCCATGCAGTGGCTAGTCGCTCAACAAGTTATTAGCTATCGAACGATTAATCGCTTCCGTTCTTCAGAAAATTGCAGATCTTTATTAGAAAATCTATTCGTTGAGTTTACCACTCAGTTAAAGTTAGAGAAATTAATTCATTTAGAAAATTGCTTTATCGATGGAACTAAAATTGAAGCGAATGCCAATAAATATTCTTTTGTTTGGAAAAAGGCAACTGAAAAATATGCAGAACGATTAAAAGTGACCTCACGTGAATATTACTTTAATGAAATTCAACCGATGGTTGATGCCGGCATCCAATATGATGAAAATTTAGATCTAGAAGAAACGATGCTTCAAGAGATATCTAAAGTGCTTAAGGAAGAAATCGATAAACTCACTGAAGATATTGAGGAAACTCCTGTAAAAGGGCCGGATCAACGTAAACAAGAACGTCGTCGTTTGAAAAAACATTACCGTAAAGTGAGTCAAGATTTTCTACCTCGCAAACAAAAGTATGCCAAACAGTTTGAAACATTTAACGGAAGAAATAGCTATTCAAAAACAGATCCTGATGCTACGTTCATGCGAATGAAAGATGACCATATGATGAATGGGCAATTGAAAGCGGGATATAATATCCAAGTAGCGACTGAAAACCAATTTGTCCTTCATTATGATATTTTCCACAATCCGACGGATACGCGGACTTTACAACCCTTTGTTGAAAGTTTTCCTAATTCCCCGAAATGCATTGTAGCTGATGCTGGTTATGGTAGCGAAGAAAACCTTACTTATTTAGATAACCATAAAATTAACCATTTGATTAAATACAATCGGTTTGATAAAGAGCAGAAAAAGAAACATAAAAAATCAGCTAAAAATATGGATAATTGGAGTTACGATAAGCAAAGTAATACTTTCACACATCCTGATGGCACGGTTTATTTCTTTAGTCATCTCCAAAAACGAAAAAATAAAATGAGTGGTTATATTTCTGAAATTCAGGTTTATAAGCCTTTGGATCCAGAAAATGCGCCGCAAAAGGCGCTTTACTATAATAAAAACTATCAGGAATTAAAGAATATAGAAACACAGAAGCTTTTATCTGAAGAAGGATCTAGGCTCTTTTCCAAACGGAAAATTGACGTTGAACCAGTTTTTGGCCAGATAAAGGCTATTTTAGGGTTCACTCGATTTAACCTCAGAGGGAAAACAAAGGTTAAAACTGATGTTGGATTGGCCTTCATGGCCAATAATTTGAAAAAATATAGCAAAATAAAAGCAAGAAAATAA